The stretch of DNA TATGCTTACACTGTGTATGACGTGAAGTCAGCGAAGTTTTATTTTGGTAGGGATCCCATTGGCAGGCGAAGTCTGTCTTACTCGGTCACTGCAAACAACGAATTATATGTAGCCAGTGTCACAGGTGCCGTCGAGTGTTTTCATGACTGTATAGGTGGAACTGTTTATGAGTACGATACGCAAACCAAATCATTGCACGACAACCAGAGGTTACGTCCTCCATACGAAGTGACGCCAAAATTGGATATGGAGTTCGTGTCACTGTCGATAGTGTCTAAGAATTTATATTCTGTACTACGTGAAtctgtaaaaaaaaggataGAATCGATACATCCCGCGCATATTGAGAACTCCCCTATCGCAGTACTATTTTCTGGAGGAATTGATTGTTCAGTAATAGCAGCTTTGGTGTGCGAAGTGTTACAAGAAAACAGTTATAAATGCGGGAAACCGACTATAGAGCTTCTAAATGTATCCTTCGAGAACCCTAGAACAGGTCTTTTGCCCAGTGATACGCCTGATAGGAAATTATCCATTAACAGTGCGAGGATTATACAAAAATTATATCCAGAGATTGACATCAAACTAGTTGAAATTGATGTTCCTTATGAGGAATATTTAAAATTCAGACCATCCGTTATTGATTTAATGTATTCCAAACAAACAGAGATGGATTTATCTATTGCGattgcctttttttttgcatcAAGAGGTAAAGGTTTCTTGACTTTGCCCCACGGTGAAAGAAAGCCATACCAGCGCCATGGAATAGTGTTACTTAGTGGACTGGGAGCAGACGAGCTCTATGGCGGATACCACAAGTTTGCAAATAAGGCGCCTCATGAACTTGTGGAGGAATTAACGAAGCAAATAAACAATATTTATGAGCGCAACCTCAATCGTGATGATAAAGTGATTGCTCATAATGGCGTGGAGGTTAGATACCCATTCTTAGATGAATATGTCATAAAGTTTTCCACGGTGGAAATTCCCATTAATTACAAAGTCAACAAATTGATTCTTCGAAAAGTTGCCTCGCAATACTTGAAATTGGACGGAATATCAGAAGAACCAAAGAGGGCTATACAATTTGGGGCTAAGAGCGCTAAAATGACTAAGGATAGTAATAAACACGGAACGGATCT from Saccharomyces mikatae IFO 1815 strain IFO1815 genome assembly, chromosome: 13 encodes:
- the SMKI13G0380 gene encoding putative asparagine synthase (similar to Saccharomyces cerevisiae YML096W; ancestral locus Anc_8.875), whose amino-acid sequence is MCGILLHYCSNNDLLENDLIEFPEGTELGPTTCVNESSIFNKIIPYIAARGPNYSSLRTVRAYRTSWFSSVLSLREPFTKQSINVDDRYYLQFNGELYNKEVSHWGNDSLYIASLLKDLEDDGSVIDVIKSLEGEYAYTVYDVKSAKFYFGRDPIGRRSLSYSVTANNELYVASVTGAVECFHDCIGGTVYEYDTQTKSLHDNQRLRPPYEVTPKLDMEFVSLSIVSKNLYSVLRESVKKRIESIHPAHIENSPIAVLFSGGIDCSVIAALVCEVLQENSYKCGKPTIELLNVSFENPRTGLLPSDTPDRKLSINSARIIQKLYPEIDIKLVEIDVPYEEYLKFRPSVIDLMYSKQTEMDLSIAIAFFFASRGKGFLTLPHGERKPYQRHGIVLLSGLGADELYGGYHKFANKAPHELVEELTKQINNIYERNLNRDDKVIAHNGVEVRYPFLDEYVIKFSTVEIPINYKVNKLILRKVASQYLKLDGISEEPKRAIQFGAKSAKMTKDSNKHGTDLLNRN